The window ttcgatttatgaaaataagatttaaacaagtatttgaataattaaattaaaatttaagaattaaattaaaatttagaatttttgaaCGATTGGCATAGATAAATAGGAgaatataggataataattctagttgataaatatgagatttaaaagagtatttgaagaattaaattaaaacatgtgatttttttgatagattggactttgaataaataataatacgggataatgatttgatttatgaaaataagatttaaacaagtatttgaagaattaaattaaagcatgagatttttgaaggattaaaattttaactttaataaatgagatttttaaaagatgatgAATAAATACatacgaaataataataatactcaTTGATGAACACGGTATTTAAACCTACGAAATTGAATAGTGTAAATTTCAAgacttgaaaattaaatttgggatgttgaatttttgaagaattagaattAGGTTTTAAcgaatgagatttttaaaaggtGATAAATAGATTCatacgaaataataataattaataaacataatGTTTAAGCTAGTGAAATTGAATAGTATAAATTtcgaaataaaaatataattaataatttgtcCTTAAGTTTGAGTTAACTAAATTGgtgaagataaaataaaataaaataaaataaaataaaaaaaagaaaagaaatgaaaatgcatgaataagttaataacttactaaaattaaagatttaaaaCTTGTTAGGACATGAGGTAGCTACAAGGGCTCACTTATCACGGACTTGGGCTAGGCTCTAAAAACAAGCCCATATCTGATACTATGGGCAAGCCCAATAGGCTAACTGGATCCCAAACTTGGGTTTGGTGCTCCAATCCAAGCCCAAGGCACCGACCTTTTCAACCCAGCCCATTCACTTAAGAGGATATGGCTTTCCATCAACAAAGCAAGGAGGAAGTTAGCATAATGCTTGAAGAATTCTAGAGGTAACTTCACCTGGAAGGCACAATTATAGAATTTAATATCGCCATTTTTGACCCTAATCACACTCTGCAATGCCACCAGCAAActtcaaaggaaataaatattgtAGTACAGTGCTGGggtttcattttttgtaaagaattaaaatattggGAAATGAAGGCATCTTTGAATAATGGTTTTATTTGACTGAATGGGGAAAGGATGGTGTCCAAGATTACATCCACCGCAAGTTATGACAAAGGTGTCGATGTTTGGATGTGGATTGCAGATACATGAGACACTGCACAACTTGCAGAATTGTTTTAGAACCTGAAAGATTACGAAGTACCAAGAGGGTTGCAGAGTTTTTCCAGTGCCAGAACCAAGATCACTTAATTGGCCCCAAACAAGGCCATGTTAAAAACCGGGGTGAACAGAATATTCATGATGGAAATGTATCTGTTTTTTGGATGTTCCATGCTGGTTTTTGAAGAGTTATGAAAtatggaaaatttaaaataattaaataaatagaataataataataacgaaaataataatgatcaaataaataaatgtaaaaattaaaattttggaaatttagaattttgaagaattatttaaagatgaaaattttaaaataaataaataaataaatacaataacaataataacgaaaataacaacgattaaataaataaatgtgaaaattagaattttagaaattaggaattaaatttggaaatcagaattttgaagaattatttaaagatggaattttaaaaataaataaataaataaataaaataataataataataataataataacgaaaataacaatgattaaataaataaatgtgaaaattggaattttgaaaattgagaattaaatttggaaatcagaattttgaacagttatttaaagatgaaattttaaaaataaataaataaataataataacaaaaataataatgattaaataaataaatgtgaaaattgaaattttggaaattgggaattaaatttgaaaatcggaattttaaagagttatttaaatatgaaaatttaaaaataaataaataaatgaatagaatagaataataatactaataacgaaaataataataattaaataaataaatgtgaaaattggaattttggaaattgaaaattaaatttaaaaatcaaaattttgaagaattatttaaagatagaaatttttaaaattaaatttgaaaataattaaagtttgggaagtcaaagttttgaaaaataaacttgaaaatgggagttttgaaaaattaaattggaaagaaattgaagttttgaaaattagttttaaaaattggagttttgaaaattaaatttaaaataaatcatagttttgaaaattaaatttgaaaattaaaaatttgggaaaattACACTTCGATatcaaatatgaagaattatgGAATGATTCATAATCAAAGCAAGCGGAGAAGTAAGGCACCTAAATCAGACGGTGGAAAATGGAGCATAGGAAAAAATGGCTTTTCATATCATGGCTGGcttttatggataaaaaaaatagagaaaaaaaatctgagtaatgatgaaaattggaaataGAGACTTCTAATAGTATCGTCATTAAATGTTGTCCCCATGACAAACTAAAGTTAGCATTGGTGGCGTTTTATGAGAGAGATAAGAAGAAGACAAGTCTTTCTCTAACACAATTGATAAACTAAGCCTTTTAGGGAGGCTTGGTGGCCTTGGATGGCAACTTGGATTCCTTTGCTGCCTTGTCAATCTTCTTTGGTAGAAGAACAGGGTTGATATTCAATAGGACACCACCATGAGCAATTGTGACTCCAGCTAGAAGCTTCCCAAGTTCTTCATCATGTCTCACAACCAACAAAACATGCCTCGGGATTATTTTGTGTTTCTGGTTATCCCATGCTCCATTTCCAGCCAACTCCAAAACCTCAACAGCTAGGTACTCTAGCATGACAACAAAGTAGATTGAGGCATCGATTCTAACGCGCTGAGAATAACGGCCTTTCTTGAGGTATCTGCCGATACGACCGATCGGGAATTGAAGACCAGCCTTGATGGGGCAAGATATTGGTTTCTTCTTGGGACCACTGCCCTTCCTTTCTCTGACACCCTTCTTCACCTTTTCAGCGGCCTCCATTTCCCAAATACAGTCGACGAAAAATCAAAttcttgagagaaaaaaaaaaagaaggaagcaCCGTCCGAAACAAGCAATTCGATATATAGAGATGAAGATAGAAATATAGATACAGATAAATGAACAACCCAAAAAAGAGTATAAAtaacatcaagaaaaaaaaacaaaaacaaaaaaacaaaatggctCATTAAATGGAAACCCATTCCATGCTGAAATCAATGGGTTCCAAGACCAGTGATTCAATCATCTTCTGCTGAAGAGTGAGCCATTTCAGATCAAAACATGAGAGAAAAACAATGCAACATCATATCCATTCCAAACAAATCAAACAGTGACCAGAATCCACCAAAAAGCCTGAAAAACAGAGTAATGAAGAGAATaaatgtcacgccccaagacccactccaagggcgtgacggtcatttcacacctcaaacccgaaggcttaaagtataatctgacccgaacaatcatattgtaactggatgttaccaattaccaaatacctgttcagagtagcggaacaaaatctaaattcctcaaaattcaatttccaaataacttccaaatatcaaatgatcaaaatgaacataactaacagttaaacaaaatccaacataaaatcctaagtcaaatcctaatgatgaccattcctcagcctagccatcacccctcacccgaactaagagtacctgaaaattttcaacaattgggaatgagctcacagcccaataaggaatattaatgcaattcatggatcaaatattttcatttcaaataggagatatcaaatttttttttttttcatcaaatatcagagttccaaaaataccaatatattcaaaattcaaccaaccaatttcatatcaaattcaaacactttcataTCAgactcaatcaaatccattcaatttttcattactctagttatcaaatgtcaaatgcccagttaggtgggacttttcaaatgggtggctagcctcaaattgttcctggtggacggaaccaaacactattagtactagtaacctctaaccaaacccctagaggctggggtccaaatcaattacattcccaccatgaaatgtaaaggtcaactattatatcccgttgacagggccgaatagtcaactattatatcccgttgacaagggtcaaataaaccagagtgatgtttttgttcaagtattcaaatttacacaacataatatctccatattttgtgtcataaataaacaaaatattccaacataatatttagtgcaaagcaatttgatccatgcatggtaacaaaatataattttcttttccacaattcaaaataacatataaaataatttaattttataaatattgcattaacttcccttacctcaaaataTGCAAAGACCTTGAAGGAAAAATAACCCTGAAAAGTCTACTCCTCACCTAACACAATAAAAAGACCACTATTACTATTTACCTCAAAATATAAATCTGATAATCCTAAAATTTCTAAATgttaagattaatattttttattaacaaagtaataatttaattactctattccttatttaattataattaataaatttccaatttgtttctaataacacattactaatttaattaaattacaattttgtttcattataaaattctatatatatatctatatatattttgctaaatctctcattctatttattacaaaaaagaccattattactattatcttatttattaatctaaaactaaatattattattattattttttaattaactaattCAAAAGCCACCCAAACTATTACCCACTTGCCTCGGTACACCAAACCAATAAAACAAagcaaggtttttttttttttttttttccattgccatcatCATGATAatgaatcattatatatatatatatatatataagcctcCTTCCATCCGGCCACatgcccattttttttttcttccatccaATACTGTGCACACGcgttctcctttttttttttttttttttttttttttttttttttttttaacattttctaatCTCTTCAACcacaaataacaatatatttatttattttttttatataaaattaaccctaacctaaaatcaaaaccttcaaaggaaatttttttttttttctaataaaacttaagatctcccaaattccaatactaaaatcaaaatattaaattttcactatttgatattaaaacgaattaaaaaaaataatctaaccctaatctagatttggggttttccaaaaaaaatatatctagtgtgtttgaaattaatcaatgaatctaaaatattaaattaggggttaaaatcttacctatagagatctgtcttcaaccctgaaatctgactccaaccttacgttctctggaattctgcgaacagaaactctattcagaaaagaagggaaaaaataaaatttctaatttatacctagggtatttattcgtaaaattactcTTTTAcccctttttttattaaattaattaaataactaatttaattattaataagaattttctaaattacccttaaaagaaaatgtctgGGCATTACAATAAATAAGGAATCCTGGAAATGGTACCTGAAAGTGCTCCTCTAAGCTTTGTTTTCGCTTTCTCCAGAATCTTTTTCCATTTCCTGCCTTTTTTTGTTCTCTCAGCTCTCACCCTCacctattaaaaaaacttttccCCTTTCTCACtcctttcttcccttttttttgttctcttccCAGACAATCCCTATTTTGCCCTGGAACTCAAAATCCCTATATCACTTCC of the Vitis vinifera cultivar Pinot Noir 40024 chromosome 10, ASM3070453v1 genome contains:
- the LOC100257565 gene encoding histone H2A, with translation MEAAEKVKKGVRERKGSGPKKKPISCPIKAGLQFPIGRIGRYLKKGRYSQRVRIDASIYFVVMLEYLAVEVLELAGNGAWDNQKHKIIPRHVLLVVRHDEELGKLLAGVTIAHGGVLLNINPVLLPKKIDKAAKESKLPSKATKPP